ataACTTTCTTTAACATTCATTAGAAGAGTCTATAAAAGTAGACAGTGTCCCAGTAGATTTCCAGTTTATCAGCATTACCACCCCCCACCCTCCCAATTTGTAATATATCTTTGTTAAGCATTATAACTGTGAATACCATAACAGACATAAGTACTTTCTTCACTACATATAAAAGACTATCAtaatattcacaaataaatgcattcataagTGCCTCATACTCATATGTGGACTCTCAGAGCAATAGAGAGATATACAGTACAAGCAGTCAGAAATATAATTGAGCAGACCGCCGTCTCACTTCCTCACTATCAGTTTGAGTATAACTACACGGATCTAGGCAGATCTCTAGTACATTGCCATCAGTGTGTGATCAACACAGACCACTCAACAGGCAACCTCCCAGTGAAGTTGGTTTATTGCTGCAGAAGAAAAAAGTGGCCTGGTTCAATTCAAATCTCCACTAAACTAGGAAACATATGAAACGTCCCATTTAGTTTCCTTGACAGCAGAAAAGCTCATTTGAATCTAAGCATCTCACAAATGCCCTGGGACCCATGGCCAGGTTTGCCCACACTTGTGGCATGAGTTAACGGGTCTGTTTAATCTTTAATGAAGAGAGGGTATACATATTTTGCTTGCTGTCCATGTTAAAGGGTTTGAGCTGAAGAACAAAAGTAAGATTTCCTCAAAGGTTGAGCTGGGGTGGTGGAGGAACTGTCAAAGGCACTTATAAATGCTTGTTCAGGCACTGATTGGTCGTATTAAATGACCACGTTCCTCCTGAACGTTTGTTCAGAACTCCATGTGGGAGCCCAGAGTTTAAGAAAGTGAATCACAACTAAAGCAGGTAAGACTGGCAGATCTTTTTCCTTATCACAACCTCAAAACCTCTCACAACTCTACTAGTTGTCTAGCCGACGCATTAACAATCCTCAGCCTTCTTCCATTTCCACATTGTCTTCTCGGTCTCCTTCTTTGCTATCAGTGTTTCTTGCAGGTGTAGACCTCTTCCTCTTGGAGGCAGGTTTGACACTCGACGTGACAGCACCAGCGGACCTGGCAGTGGCAGGAGAGGGTGGTGAGGTGGAGGGCCGTGTTGTAGCCCCGTCCACAGCACAGGCTGCTGCAGCTGGTGTCCTTTGAACACGTTCTGCCAGCCGTCCCGGGGGAGTAGCGCGATGGCCTGCAAAAGCTGGGCGACTCCTCCAGAAATACCAGCTCGGTGGGCCGCAGACGGGGACCTGTGTTGCTGTGGCGCCGTGGGCTGGCCAGCTCGGTCTCTCCAGTGGCAGAGTTGGTAACACTATGCACTCGAATGGCCGTGTCATAGCGATACTTCAGCAGATGGCCTGTGTCTTGAAACGGGGAGAGCTGCTTCCAGCATGTTCTCACAGCACAAGAACCGGAGACACCGTGACACTTACAAGTAGTCTTAAGACCACTCTTCACCGCCTGAGAGAAAAATTAAAAGACAGAGGTGAAGACATGAACGCTGCACGCCAAATACAACACTATGATCctgtgaaaatgaaacaaaaaattcAATATAGGCTGCTGAAGTTTGGTCTCACTTATTGGATTGGCTTTGACCTTTTCACATGGATATTTGGTACTGAAGAAGATTTTAAAGAGAAACAATTTTTGTAAAGCTATTCACACTTCAGCGATTTTTTGAGTTTTGTCTGGTGATGAAATGTGCCAGCCAATAAGATATAtgtttggtaacattttatttcaaaggggtcatatgatgtagctaaaaataacattattttgtttatttggtgtagtgaaatgtgtttatgtggtttaaggtaaaaaaaaacacattattttccacataatgtacattattgtttctcctctatgccctgccttctgaaacgcgttgatttttacaagaatctttgttctgaaaagcgaggtgtgctctgattggccagctatccagtgctttgtgattggccgaatgttTTAAGCgtctgacggaaatgttatgcccctcagAATATACTGTTATGGCGTGTCCTGGTCAGAACACTGgcatgacaagacaaaaacaatgaaacCCATTACAAAAGAGGcagttgcatccagtgggaacataattactgattataatgacttatactgtctttttacgcattgcgTTGAATATCGCGctacgtaaacataaaaccatgtctgcatttgtgatctgagaaatgacaaacaacaagctctaatctacactgctcaaaactcgcataTGAATCAtagcaaatcctttacatatgtaaatctAGCAGCAGCTCGAGAGAGGAACGGCCCATGGCTTGAGTGAGCAGCAGCCAGCGGCTAGAGCGAGGAACAGCTGGTGGATTTGACAAAGTGGATGTTGTGCTCTTTTTGAAGCCCAagcaaagtagtttcactttcacaatgaaacacacagcttctccacgAAATGGCACTGAcagcaacagagagaataaaaggtTCGCCCTTGTTTCTTTGCATGAGCATTTGTGTGGCGTTTTGCagatcttcccacatagtgacgtagacatgtggaggcgtgttagaacgagccattttaggagggcgtggacgagtcttaacttttataaagtatatctctttggatttgagactttagtccgtgcaactttacagatcttgttaatgcaccaaaagcttgtaacactccaaagagaaaggaaaaatttaaatcgcatcatataacccatttaaggtgtccttgtcaAGCATGTTACATGTTACATTCATAAGAAGAataaattaccgtattttccggactataagtcgcactttttttcatagtttggctggtcctgtgacttttagtcgggtgcgacttatttatcaaaattaatttgatatgaaccgagagaaatgaaccaagagaaaacattaccatctacagccgagAGAGGGCGctttatgctgctcagtgctcctgtagcctacactgaacagcatttattggtgGCTAtacacggtaatgttttctcttgttgcttggttctaaataaatgtgacttaatagtccagtgcgacttatatatgtttttatcctcatcatgacgtattttgggactgatgcgacttatgcgacttatagtctgaaaaatacggtatgcataattgcatgcaagtaACCATAAGCCAAACCCCAACCATATagcacatgtagttaattaatattactcaatacttaaatgtataattacactgcaaCAAGGACACCTAAAAAAAAGTGTAGCCTAAGCTTTTAGTCATATGTCCAAATCCCAAGCCTGATAATTACTTTGAATCAAATTTGAGTTAACTCGATATTACCGCAGTAATCATGAGTGGATTCAcctttggtgtgaacaggcctttcgTTGGGGATTTCTCTTAATTTATTTCATATTGCATTGGTGTAAATGGGCCCTATTAGACCTAGGGTGACTAGGGGATCTCAGCAAACTTTCAAGGGGGCCTCAAGATTACTAAAAagtagtaaaagtaaaagttttaaaagtagAATTTCTAGACCCAAATAGTCACATAAATGAAAATCTTGAAGCTCCATTGGCTTTGAATGTGCAAATGAATAACACTTGATTTAAGctattgacagttttgttgtagttagaaatacgaagctgctagtagctacgtgattaacgttagctctcattaggcacgctaccttggctgttaactgattttaagtttcaaatattcacaggctaggactaaacaatataactattatacaatatctgtttgtaattgtgtctgacaggcctgtacacatcagaaacaatgaaaaacaaaaggtccctggagcgacttctgtatcaggaatccgtttgttttcccccaaaaaggggcgttaaccttcgatgacgccaaagtagcgttggtctctatatatatatatatatatatatatatatatatatatatatatatatatatatatatatatatatatatatatatatttatgttttatcagTTAGATATTGTGAGTAAGCGTATTTTCCTTCTTCTCAACTCTTAACCAAAAATCATGACCAACTGAAAAAGTAATGGGACCTTCAAGTTACATTGTGGACAGCTGGCAGGCTTAGAGTCCAAAAAGTTGGAAACCACTGGGCTAGAGAGGACTATTTTACATGATTGGGAAGTCACATTAATATATTGTTATGGATTATCTCCCCAAAAGTGGGGAGGGAAGTGAGCATACAAGTTGTAAATGTGGAACAGCATGTTTTCCAAAATTATAAGTTGTTTGAGTAATTCCGCTGATACTCTAGGACTCCATAGCCTTGAGCTAAAAACATTGGGTTGACTTGGTGTAGATGGATGCAGGTGGAATGCCTGAGCTGGCGGTCTTTCCACTCTGACCTGCACCTCTTGAAGACCACCATCCCTGATCTATGCTCAGATCAGCACATCTTTGTTTTTTTGCTCTCTCGCCCTCCATTTTCAATTTCAATGTATTGGTACTCTAAATTAAAATCACATCATTTATTGGTTGACTGTTGATCTATGTCTCCTATTCATCCTCCTCTCTTCATTTCACATCAACTGCGGAAGTAGCTGCAGAGCAAATCAGTCTATCAAAAATGGGCCCAAGGGGAGATGGGGAGGTCAAATGGTCGATGGGGGTGTTCCACCCTACACAGGTATGAGCTCCCACCCCAGGGCCACATGAGCAATACAGAGAAAAAGCAAGGAAACGAAGAGAATCTGAAAGGGGAGGGGAAAACAAGACCTCAGCCACCTTTGCTTGTTTTTGTTAACCGCCATCTGTGGCCTGAGGTGTCAACTGTGGGAAACAACAAAACCGGAGACTGATAAGATAAGATCCGAGTTTGTCCAGCAGTTCTTTTCTTACTCTTTCTGTGAACCTCGTAAAGCCTCCCCCTTTTTCGTTCCCTCTGTCTTTCCCCGAGGCTGGCCGTCTCCTGGTAACAGTACTGTTTTGAGGGATGTTATGAGGATTTATGAAAGTCTAGGAGAGCGGTGGCGACGGCGGCAGCAGTAAGACTGGTAAAGCGGGAGGCATAGGTGGAAAAAATGCTAGTATATTACAGAGGCCTCTGCATAATCGCCCTCATGGGAGACCTCTAATTTTGAAGAGGGCCTCCACAGCAAGCGCTGTCATGCCTGGACCAGTGGAAGGAACACCTGGCTCTAGAGAGCTGGCCAATACCTGCTCACCTACCTGCCTCACCCCACTCTCTGAACTCTCCTTTGGGCAACAATGAACTAGAATACCGCACCCCATCAACCAAGAGAGGACGCTATAGTGTCTGTGAGAGAGTTAACCCTTACAGATCTTCTCTAAATGACCTTTGGAGGGTAATGGATCATGTAGACTACACCCTTAAAAATAAACGTTTTATAAGGGATTCCATGAAGAATCAACGGAACCCTTCAAGTTCTACTAAAGgttctttatattattatattatagtttacATGTTCTGCAAATTAAGATAAAAACTGGTTCACTGGGGAACTACTTTACGAAAACCCCTTTTGAAAACTTTACTCTTAAAAGCgtgcattatattatttttttaaataggcatagGCTTGTTCATATTTTTTGTCTTACCCGGATGCCGACGTTAATGTTGTGAGCGTCGATTTGGGCACGCAGGTCCTTGCTGACCCGTTTTTGCCCCAAGAATTTCTTGAGAAACTTAGTGCTGTATTTGAGGTTGTCCCCGCATACGCCCCACTGCCAGGCCTCGCGGTGCTGCAGACCAGGAGAATCGTCGCAGGTGCAGCGCTCCATGCGCCCCGAGCTGCACGCTTTGGCCAGCGCGTGAGACAACGCTGCTGATGACACCGCGAGCAGGAAGGCCGTCTCTTTAAAACCTGATGAAgtaatgcattcataaatgaGCACTGAGCAACTGTTTTAAAGGTGTACAGCTCTTTTTAGACTTTAAAAAGTCGTGCACAGAAATAAAATCAGCCTATTAGTGCTTTTGAGAAATGTTTTAAATAGCGTGCATTGAAATAATGACTCCAGGCATATCATTACTAACGTAATAAAAGATTTGATGTACTAATTGGTAACCTCATAAGGGGGGCATAAGGAGTTCACATTACAAGCTAAATACTGAGCACTTAAAACAATCATCTCTGATTGCAAGTAACGCAAATCTAAAGTTCTTTTGATAACTGATAACAAAGTGGATATGATATgtccacaataaaataaatatagtggATCTTTGTTTGTAGCTATGCctcatttttcttttgaaaaacatttatattactatatttattatttcaaaatctACTTCAAACGAAAAGGCCACCCTTATCAAGCCTGTATGGAAACCCTAACATGAACTATAGGCTACAACTTTTCCAATTAAGTATTAAGTGCAGTATTGTCACGATCCTTAAGCACAGTCCCTGCTCGCAGCCTCCTCGTAGCCTATTATTGTTTGCTTAAATCAGAGCTGAGGCAAGGCGTGTATTTTGAtccaattaattattattttgactaAGTTTTCTGTCAGATGAAAGCGCGCGACCACGCCGCCCTTTTCCTCTGAGAACTGGGCGCTTTTCCGCGAGATAAAAATACTTCATCTGGCCCCGCGAGGCCTCACCGCACAGGGATTCCGCGCTTCCCAAGTCCCTAATTACCAGCGGACTGACCTACGCATGGCTTTCACATTCACATCCTGCACATTACGCACATGTTCGTTTGGAAGCAGCCACCACATGCAGGTCTCTGCATAGTTGTTAATGCTAAAACATTCCCTTTCTGACAATATAAATAAGTAGTACTGACTAATTTAAGGCTACCAAACAGCAAATTGTACAATTGTGTTTTGTGGGTTTTAAACTCACAAGATTCggtcttttctttttgttccatGTTAATATTAAACAATTGCTTCAACAATGAAAacgcttttttaaatttttactatGTGATATTCCTAATGGaacaaacttttttatttaattttaattaattataaattaattgttttgtcTTCCTTCTCCATTTGGGCTGTCATCAACATTCCAGTTAAACAAAGGCCAGtagcctatctatctatctatctatctatctttagaTGGACATACCATTTTAtttagaaccccccccccccccatcatatTCAAATTATGAACAATTCCATAAACGAATGACCTTGAGCGCAAGGCTAAAATGGCTGAACTGTGAACCTTATCATATTCCAACATATtgtaaaacatttcacaaaacatttgtaCATTTAGTTTGATGTTAATAACacttaatatttctttttaatttcttaCAGAAATGTGCTTTTAAACACAAGTTTTCAGAATGGAACACAAATATTGTGGGAATAAGGGTGACATATATTTTACCTCGTTTTAAAAGGCTTCCACGGCCATCCATACTGCAGTTCCAGCGCTCGTTGCGGAACTGATAGCGGCACTCCAGGAGGCTGAGGCGGACAGATTCCCTCAGAGTCTCCGCCAGCCCCGGTTCTCGCCGGCACAAGCGCTTTTGCCGGCGCGTCAAAGTCATCTGCTCGCATTGCTTCAGGTGCGCTTTACCGTTCGGAGACTCGTTGGCAAAAGGACCGGGCAGAAAGACCAGTGGCTCGCGACCTGTAAGGCTAACAATAACATGCACGCTACAGTCACTCAaaccattcatttatttttcagcagGGGGTTAATTTTGATTTGTTCACAATCACCACATATTTAAAAGACACTAAAAATAGACCTTCAAGACCCTTTTGAACATCACACAGAGTGTAAGACGTTTTCATCTTAATGTTATAAAACATCTTTGGTTTAACTTGTTACAATTATTTATCTCACCCCAATTTCCAATAGGTTTCCAGAGTTTAAACTTTGTCACTAAGGTTAATGTAGGCTATTTGAAAACTTAAGAcaacaaattaactttttttttctagaatgCCCGACTGATGGCACATCTGCTTTGAATATATGTTTAAATACCTAATTTGAATAGTcttgtttgaataaataatgcAGAAAACTACACGTGCTCTTTCCCCAGTCACCCAGTAGACGTCTGAGCGCCCTTGGATTTACTGTGGCGCTTAACAAATTTAAGTAAGCACTCTTAAATAAAAACCAATTGCAGAGTGTTTTTACGCTCATGATTCTTATTATAAACACAAGTGGAGCAACGTCCTATGAGCATAAGCCAGAAAGATCTTAATTATCAGGTAGTGCGAGGGCAAGGACGCGGTGCCAAACCATCGGAAGACATCTGGATCCATACACTGCGCTGCGCTCAACGCCAATAATCGACCAGCAGCACACCATTGACATATTTTAGACAcatcaatgttttaaaaacattaacaactagaaaaaaaacaacaactttaaattACATCTAACAGCGTTACTTGTAGCTACTTTTTAAGAGCAGACAAAAAGTCTtccttatttaaataattaatttgagaTATCTTTAAAATGCCACATTCAGGATATAATGATATGACTTAGCCTCATTTGATTATTTGTAACAGACAACCTGCAATGTAGCTTTTAAACCTGATTGTTAAACATACAACCAATAACAAGATATGCGTAATTGCGCATGGGACATCCAACATCACCAAATATCTCCACCTGTTGCCGCATCTTAAAATGATTCGATTCCATGTGAAATGCAACAATAATGCAGTCAGAGGCTATTTCCATGAGTTCAGAAAAGATAGAGGATAGAAAAGTCTCTGCTGACCCGAAATAGGCTGCTGCGTGGGAAAGAAGGATGCAGAGGGCAAAAAGTCGCAGCGGACAGGCAGTCCTCGAAAGCCCGGTGCACATGATGACGGGTCGACGCTGCTCTTCATTGCGCTATCTGTCCGTGTTGAAATCCCAGCTGTGCTGGACAGCTCAACTTCTTAAAGGGGCAGAAACTCATTTTAGCCCTTGGGGAGGCGCGGTCCCGAGAGGGGTGAGGCACGCCAGACTTACTGGATCATCAGTCACTCCGCCCATTGCCAGGGAAACGATATTTCCCTACATATTAGCAGGTGCGTTTACCTGCTGAAGGGTTCACATTTATTTAGGGCTGAGTTAGTTCCTTTTCATTCTAATCAGatatggatttaaaaaaacaacaaccaacacTTGCTATAAATactattcttcttcttattttttcttttctgagtTCAGTATAAGGATAATGAGTGTCTGTTTACTCTTGTTTAATTTTAACACCTTGTTTACAAACTGTGGCTCCATTCTCATTTCCTCCGCATCATTAACACACTGGCGTCTTTGATGCGGTTGTCATCACTAGGCACGAGATATAATGAGCTAATCATGACTGATCTTTCATCTCAGTTCCTCTCGCCTCCATCAGTCACTGACCAACCGGACTCCACATTTCCCTTATGATGTCACCTTCTTTGTTTAAGACACCCACCTTTATGACGGAGGTGTGCCAGGTGCACTTCCTGCTTGTGGTGACCAATCCAAACAATACAAATGAGACATAGGCCTGTGTGGGAAATGTGAAAAATATGGGTGAATATAATGTTTAAGAGGACACACAATCATTAGTGTTGGATTCACTGATCTATATGTGGTTGGATTCTTGATTAGAGATCCATTTGTTTAGTTTCAAATTGTTTTCAGGTCTTTGAAATGATCATCAGATAACACATAAGCTGATACTAAATTTAAGAGTGTTAGGTATGCCACTATTTATTCAGATAAGTTTATCTTGTTGACTGTAATATCTTGGATACAAGACTCTTGTTCTGTGCAACTGTTGTTAGATGAAAAGTTGTTAGATTAACTTGCATTTCAGGACTATAACACCTTATAACAAATAGAATCTTTCCAACAATTGGTCCATTTATGTGTCTCAGATATTTTAAGGTCTGAATTGGAAAAAGCCTGTTTGGTCATATTTCTCTATCATTGCTGTTGGTACAGCTTGAAAGAAGCTTCAGCCTAAAAATAGAATTAGCTTTATTAATTGAATGGCATACTCTCAAGGTACCCAACTTTTATGTTAACAATAGCCTACTTTCATATCATCACTGCTTACCCAGATGGGTAACCTGTCCCACACTGACATAAACTTTTGAATGTGCCATCCAGGTACAATCTTGAATGAGCTGCCAGCAGTTGTAGCTTTGTGGTTTCAGTGGATTTGCAAATGCTTGGTTTGTCTTAACTGTAGCACCCTCTGCTGACTGTGCTATACTCTGTCTCAATTCTGCAGCATTAATGCAGTAAAACTCAGTGGATCAAGAAGAATGTATTACACCCTCTGGTggactgtttttatgttttgattaaatattcATGACCAGTCGATCATcaacatttaagaaataaatgacaaataaataaataaggtaataCAAAGACAAGTATGTTTAaatattagtgttattttagtaggcCTATCACTGAGATACTTTTATAGGatctataaatgtaattatttgaaatgtatattttgcattttaattctgGTGTgtgatttgtcatttttatcattatttcatTCACTTGTTTATgataatttctttaaatatgtcTTAATATTTTTCATAGATGTTTATTGTCCTTGCTactagttgaaataaaataagctcaagtttttctctattttatttcaCTAAACGTTTATTTGAatgtaaagtaaaacaacaacaacaaacaaacaaataaaatgataataaatggttcagtttttttaagtataataacCTTGCTAagtttttttaaaggatttaaagaaatgaaaaattattattgttgttataacatttacatttagcagacgcttttatccaaagagacttacaaatgaggacaatggaagcattcaaaatcaacaaaagagcaaaaaaGTGCTTTAACAAGCTTCAGTTAGCGTAActcagtacacatagcaaggtttttatttatttattatacaataaaaagaaaacagatataatagaaaaagaatagagcaagctagtgttagaggcattttgcttttgttaattgtatgataaataaaaagaaaacagatagaaaacatgaatatattttataaagtttttttccccctaacaATCAGTTAGTAAATGAATAATTCTCTGCAAGAATGCAAGtctataatataatagaatagagagtgctagattAAGATTGTCAGATAaagattattatcattattattattgttatgattattattacagGCGATGTAGGACAAGGCACCTGACACGTTGTAGCATCTTTGCCACTAGAGGGTAACCTCATACAGTACCTATGTTAAGGCTACAAGCTACACTCAAAGCAGCTAATCTTATATTTATAAAGTCCTCTTCCAACACAACCTTGTATTCATTTATCCCCTTACTTCATAATTACGTATTCCTCTGGTGAGCGCGCTTCGAAAACATGAGTTTCTCATCAGAGGCGTATTTGCTAAACATATTCAGGTCGACTCATCTTTCATTTTGCATGGGAAAAGGCGGCCTGTACACGCGTCCCTCGGCCCTTACGCCCACGATGCAGTCATTGGACGACGAAAATAACGGGGCGGAGTTTCGCATGCACTCTGGACAATGTGATTGGACTACACTTACGCGAAGGCGGGGCCCATGACGCCAGTGTCCTCGGACTAGAGAAAGACGCCATTTTGTTTTTTAGCGGTGAGGAGGAGAACCGGAAAAATCGTAGCGAAACTGCACCAAAAGGTAAATAATGCCGAAACCCAACATTTTGCGATGTTATTCTGACGTTGGTCATACAGAGGTCTTTCAGTTTACATGTCGTCTACATGTAGCCAAGAGAAATCGTGACCTCGGTTAATGAATTATCATTTCAGTCAGGGAGGCTAACAGGCTAACCAACGGATGTTTGCTTAGCTGATGTGGAACTGCACAACCAGTTCGCGCCTACTTATCCGAATATACAGACACGTATACCTTTTTTTCCGCGTAAACGGTTTTTAAACATGTCTTCGAAACTGTATAGTTGCTCAGAAGTGACCGGAGTGCATAAGTAGCAGTGAAGTAAACAGTAAGGTGATCTAGTTATGCGCTTAACAGACGACGAGGCGTCGGTCGCGACACGAGCAGAACGATCCCGTCATCACGAACGCTGACAGTCTGCATAGATAATTATGAGATCTAGTTTTGCGTTTTAGCTAGCAGTGTAAACATAAATCAACGAGGAACTGAACTTAAAGGCAGCGTTAGATTTACTGTGCGTAATCTGTGAGTGTGAATGATCGTTAGGCCGTGTTTCTGATATCGTCGATAACGTCGTTTCTATCGCTTTGTTTTTCAATTGTCAAGTGTTGCGTCTGTCTTTACGCGTTCATTAGAAATCAAGGCTCTGTAACGTTACATGTTGGGAACCTTATGCATGTCTAAAGCGGTTTGCCTTTTGGCATACGGGAACAGGATCGATCCAGTCTTTTGCAtcataaaaaatacatgaaaaaaaaaaaaccccggtGATGGGATGCCATCTTTCGTCTGTCTGCAGAATTAGCAGGTGTCAAACACCGGGTTTGCATTGAGATGTATGAAGGAATCGATTCACTCAAAGTGTAGTTGCAGTTCGATGGAAATGATGATTCGTTTAACCTCCATTCAGTTTTAGGTCAGATGAGAAAACTGGATCTGTTTTTAAACGTGTGGTTGTACCGCTTCTGGTTAAATTGTAAGGTGTTTCGTAAGCAGCCTCACAGTCACTCTGATCATGAATGACTGTCGTGTTGATTTCTAGTTAGGAAGCATTTCTCGCTATAATTGGCTTTCTCTCGCAACATTGACACTGTGGATGGGATCAG
The nucleotide sequence above comes from Carassius gibelio isolate Cgi1373 ecotype wild population from Czech Republic chromosome B3, carGib1.2-hapl.c, whole genome shotgun sequence. Encoded proteins:
- the wnt9b gene encoding protein Wnt-9b isoform X1 — translated: MCTGLSRTACPLRLFALCILLSHAAAYFGLTGREPLVFLPGPFANESPNGKAHLKQCEQMTLTRRQKRLCRREPGLAETLRESVRLSLLECRYQFRNERWNCSMDGRGSLLKRGFKETAFLLAVSSAALSHALAKACSSGRMERCTCDDSPGLQHREAWQWGVCGDNLKYSTKFLKKFLGQKRVSKDLRAQIDAHNINVGIRAVKSGLKTTCKCHGVSGSCAVRTCWKQLSPFQDTGHLLKYRYDTAIRVHSVTNSATGETELASPRRHSNTGPRLRPTELVFLEESPSFCRPSRYSPGTAGRTCSKDTSCSSLCCGRGYNTALHLTTLSCHCQVRWCCHVECQTCLQEEEVYTCKKH
- the wnt9b gene encoding protein Wnt-9b isoform X2; its protein translation is MTLTRRQKRLCRREPGLAETLRESVRLSLLECRYQFRNERWNCSMDGRGSLLKRGFKETAFLLAVSSAALSHALAKACSSGRMERCTCDDSPGLQHREAWQWGVCGDNLKYSTKFLKKFLGQKRVSKDLRAQIDAHNINVGIRAVKSGLKTTCKCHGVSGSCAVRTCWKQLSPFQDTGHLLKYRYDTAIRVHSVTNSATGETELASPRRHSNTGPRLRPTELVFLEESPSFCRPSRYSPGTAGRTCSKDTSCSSLCCGRGYNTALHLTTLSCHCQVRWCCHVECQTCLQEEEVYTCKKH